A single Syngnathoides biaculeatus isolate LvHL_M chromosome 18, ASM1980259v1, whole genome shotgun sequence DNA region contains:
- the LOC133492030 gene encoding ADP/ATP translocase 3-like, protein MSETAISFAKDFLAGGISAAISKTAVAPIERVKLLLQVQHASKQITADKQYKGIVDCVVRIPKEQGFLSFWRGNLANVIRYFPTQALNFAFKDKYKKIFLDGVDKRTQFWRYFAGNLASGGAAGATSLCFVYPLDFARTRLAADVGKPGAGREFTGLGDCLVKIFKSDGLRGLYQGFNVSVQGIIIYRAAYFGIYDTAKGMLPDPKNTHILVSWMIAQTVTAVAGLTSYPFDTVRRRMMMQSGRKGADIMYSGTIDCWRKIARDEGGKAFFKGAWSNVLRGMGGAFVLVLYDELKKII, encoded by the exons ATGAGTGAGACAGCTATCTCTTTTGCCAAGGACTTCTTGGCCGGTGGCATCTCCGCAGCCATCTCCAAAACAGCCGTCGCACCCATCGAGAGAGTCAAGCTTCTCCTTCAG GTCCAACATGCCAGCAAGCAGATCACAGCAGATAAGCAGTATAAGGGAATTGTGGACTGTGTCGTCCGTATCCCCAAGGAGCAGGGTTTCCTCTCCTTCTGGAGAGGTAACCTTGCCAATGTCATCAGGTATTTCCCCACCCAGGCCCTCAACTTCGCTTTCAAGGACAAGTACAAGAAGATCTTCCTGGACGGTGTCGACAAGCGCACTCAATTCTGGAGGTACTTCGCTGGCAACTTGGCATCGGGCGGAGCCGCCGGAGCCACCTCCCTGTGCTTCGTGTACCCCCTCGACTTTGCCCGTACCCGTCTGGCCGCCGACGTCGGAAAGCCTGGAGCCGGGAGGGAGTTCACCGGTCTCGGTGACTGCCTGGTCAAGATCTTCAAGTCTGACGGTCTGCGGGGCTTGTATCAGGGCTTCAATGTGTCCGTGCAGGGGATCATCATCTACAGGGCTGCTTACTTTGGCATCTACGACACCGCCAAGG GTATGCTGCCTGACCCCAAGAACACTCACATTCTTGTAAGCTGGATGATTGCCCAGACTGTGACAGCCGTCGCCGGCCTGACCTCCTACCCCTTTGACACTGTCCGTAGACGTATGATGATGCAGTCTGGACGCAAAGGAG CTGACATCATGTACAGCGGCACCATCGACTGCTGGCGTAAGATCGCCCGTGACGAGGGCGGCAAGGCCTTCTTCAAGGGTGCGTGGTCCAATGTGCTGCGAGGCATGGGGGGTGCTTTCGTGCTGGTGTTGTACGATGAGCTGAagaagatcatttaa